AAACCTTGATCACCATGTCATTGACCACGGGCGCGTTGCCCGGCTGCGAAACGCGGTCGCTCGCGGCCAGGGAGATGCCGGCGTCGGAGAGGAGCTGGGACACATTGGCGGCAGTCGTCGTGGTCTTGTCGGCTTTGCCGTCAGCGACGATGCTCACGGTCTTCGGCGTTGAGATGGACACGAAGGAACCGGAGACCGCGAGCTGCGCGTCTTTCGGAACAGACAGCTCGGAGGAACTGGCGACGCCGAGTTCCGTCACGAGGCCTTCGACGGTGGGTGAGGTGGTGCTGATGGTCCGCTCGGCGCCGTCCAGGCTGACCTTGACGGCCTTGGCGAGGTTGACGTTGATGACGGTGCCGTCCTGTACATGGGAGTCCGCAGCAGGCGTGACCCGGTCGGAAGACTGGAGTTCAAGGCTGGCGCCCTTGACGACCTGACCGACAGTGCCGCCGAAGGTCTGGACGGAACTCACTTTGCCGTCGACGTTGAGGGTGACTGTCTTGTTGTTGCCGACGAAGGCGACGAGCCCCAGCACCAGGGCGACGAGCACCACGAGCTGCGTGCCGACCTTGACGAAGCTGAACTTGCCATCCGATGTAAAGAACTTGACCACGATTGCCCGTATCTTTTGGACCATCCGGGCACGGGGAAAAGTGCACAGTCCCACCCGCCGCAGACAGCCCGGAGGCGGCACCGGAAACGGTGCGGTGTGTCCGCGGCAGCTGTGTGCACCGCCACACTCACAAACGAGAGCGCGCCCATGGTTCGTTGGCCACGATGCGCGCCCTGCAGGAGTGAAACTATCCGAAGGCCTTCCCCGACCCCGGCTAATAGTTGTCCACTGTAACCGGAGCGTTATAAACCGTCCAACAAATTGTGCATACCGAGTATCTA
This DNA window, taken from Pseudarthrobacter sp. ATCC 49987, encodes the following:
- a CDS encoding resuscitation-promoting factor; protein product: MVQKIRAIVVKFFTSDGKFSFVKVGTQLVVLVALVLGLVAFVGNNKTVTLNVDGKVSSVQTFGGTVGQVVKGASLELQSSDRVTPAADSHVQDGTVINVNLAKAVKVSLDGAERTISTTSPTVEGLVTELGVASSSELSVPKDAQLAVSGSFVSISTPKTVSIVADGKADKTTTTAANVSQLLSDAGISLAASDRVSQPGNAPVVNDMVIKVSRVDVSKTADATESVPFETLTSEDAGMAKGEKKVTQAGVAGTINKSFKLVLIDGREASRTLVSQSVSTQPVTEKVTVGTKPKPAAQAAAANTGAAAPAMMNEAMWDKIAQCESTGNWSINSGNGYYGGLQFDIQSWLANGGGAYAPNASLASKAQQIAVANTYYAKAGLRPWGCGWAASS